The window GATGTGGAGCAACGGATTTATTGCAAGCGATACCAATAAAATTATTACTGAATGGATTCGTAGAGATACGACTGTAAAAGAGGAGTGTGGTTCAACAGGTTTTTTTGGTAAGGACAGAAAGGATGTGGTGATTTTTGATATGATGGCTTCCTCATTCAGTGGGGTTCGCGCAAATGCAAGCAGACCGCCTTCATCAGGACAAAGTGGTTCCATGGCCAGATTCGCATTGGTTGAACCTTATTTGTATACGGTTACAACAAATGGGCTGAATACGTTTGATGTTACCAATCCGTCATTGCCCGTATTTAAGGGTAATCAGGAAATTGGCTGGGGCATTGAAACCATTTATCCGTTTAAGCAAAACCTATTTATTGGTTCTACTACAGGAATGTTTATTTATGGATTAAGTAATCCCGTGGCGCCCATTCGCACAGGTATGTTTAGTCATGCAAGAGCTTGCGATCCTGTTGTGGCTGATGATGATTTTGCATATGTAACCCTGCGCTCAGGAACAGCCTGTACCAATGCTTCAAATCAGTTGGATATTCTGGATGTACGTAATCTGTCTGCGCCAACATTGATCAAATCATATACCATGACAAATCCGCATGGACTTGCTGTACAAGGGAATGATTTATTTATCTGCGATGGTAAAGCAGGCTTAAAGTGGTATGATGTGAGTGATAAGCGTGATATCCGTCTTTTAGATACTGCGATTGGTATGGAAACCTACGACGTGATTGTTTCGGGCGATTTGGTGATGTTGGTGGCCAAGGATGGTTTGTATCAATATCGTTTGCAAGCGAGTAATCGCTTCTCAATGTTAAGTAAGATTGGTTATCCTTCAAAATAAGTGTATGCGTGTTAAGATTACTTTAGTGTTGCTCTTGTTTACGAGTATACAATTGAATGCGCAGCAAAAAAGCTGGAGATACAGCGCTATTCATCAGCTAGGCATTTTGTCGGGTTCGTCTGGTGAGTCTTTTCAGATTCAATCCATTCATGGTATCAAAAAGAAAAATTATTTCATCGGCGCAGGGCTGGGTATAGATTATTATCATACCAGAACAGTCCCTGTTTTTGCTGCACTTCGTTTTCATCCAGTTCAAAAACAAGCTTTACCATGGCTGTATCTGGATATGGGCGTTTCGGCTCCATGGGCAACGGATCAACAAAAAGGTGTTAATGGCTGGGGTGTTCAAAGTAAGGATTACCGTACCACCTTTTACTGGGATGCTGGAATCGCATTCAGACTTACAGGTAAAACCGACAAAGGATTGTTGTTACAATTTGGCTACTCCACTAAAGAAATGCGTTATGCTTATGATGCATGGAATTGGATCAGGCCTTGGCCAAGTACGCCTGAGCAAACAACAACTAGGGTTCAGGAGCAATTCAGAAGACTGAGTATTAAATTGGGTTGGCAACTATAGTTATTCCAAGGGCTTGCCTTGCGAAGCACGAATCATTTGTCCGTAATGCCATCCCTTACACAATGCATCTATGGTCATAGCAATGCGTTTGCTTCTGGTGGCCTCGGTTTTTGCGCTATCTATCCATTTAATGAAATAGTTTCTGTGCGAGCCGGGAAGCTTATCGTAAAAGAATGTTTTTGCTTTTGGTTCATCTTCCAAGCATACAACCAAGTCTTCAGGAACGGCAATCTTAGCGCTATCTAATTCCAGTTGAAGGGAGAGTATATCACCCTGTTTTTTGTGGATTGCTTTTCTGATATCTGCTTTCAGGGGTAAGATATAATCACCTTCGCCCATGGGCATCAATGCAATGCCTTGTATGCTATGTTGATCTAATTTTCCTTTTACACGGAAGGATGTTTTCTTGCCGGGATTCAACTTGGCTGCAAGCGCTGCTGGAATCAGTACATATGTCCAGCCGGTTTTTTCTCCCTGCTTGCTGAATTTCTCAATGATGGCGTTAAAGCGAATCATGTTGATTGAATAAACTTGAGGTTGCGTTTGATACCTGCGTATTTACTTCTCTTTAAAGGACTCTTTCTAAAAATCTCTTTGAATTGTGTTTCTGTCATTGCCTCCCAATCGGCAGTAGATAAGTTAAGAATTTCAGGGATGGGTGTAAAGCCTATTTCTTGATGCGGTTTACTAAAACGGTTCCATGGACAAACATCCTGGCAGGTATCACAACCAAATAGCCAGTTGTCAAATTGCCCATTCATGTTATCAGGAATCAGCAGGTCCTTTAATTCAATGGTGAAATAGCTGATACACTTACTGCCATCAACAACTTTGTTGGGGAGGATGGCTTCAGTGGGACAAGCATCAATACACCTGGTACAAGAACCACAAAAATCTTTTACATACGGATGATCATAAACCAATTCCAGGTCAGCGATTAGTGTAGCAATGAAAAAGAATGAGCCGGATTGCTTGGTAATGAGGTTGCCGTTTTTGCCAATCCAACCAAGCCCACTTCTTTGTGCCCATGCTCTTTCCAGCACGGGGGCACTGTCCACAAAGCCTCTTCCGTTAAACTGACCTATGCTGGTATGAAGTTCTTGAAGCAATTCTCTTAGCTGTTGTCTGATGATGTCATGGTAATCCTGACCATATGCATATTTAGAAACTTTTGGTCCGTCTGTTGATTGTATTTGCTCCGGGTAATAATTTTTTAAAAATGTAATCACAGATTTTGCGCCTGGAAATAATTTTCTTGGATCAATGCGTAAGTCAAAATGGTTTTCCATGTACTGCATTGTGCCATGGAATTGCTTGCCAAGCCAGCTTTCTAACCGTCTAGCGTCTTCATCTAAGGCCACAGCTTTGCTGATACCGCAATAATCAAACCCAAATTGGTGAGCGGCTTGTTTGATCAATTTACTGGCGCTATCTGCAGTCATGCTTGTTAATTGCAGGATTGTACACTTATCTGATCATTGATGAGCTGTATCAATTGCTGATAAGCTTCTCTTTTTTGATCAGTCAATAAACTCTTTGTTACAATCACAAAGGAATACTTTCTGCAAAAATCAATCATCGGCCAGGTGCCCAGTAAGCCTGGTGCACTGATGATAAATGTTTTATTCGCTGCGTCTTTTTCCTGTACCCAAGCACCCAACGAGTAGGTAAATCCTTCCGCTACTTTCGGCGCATACTTAACTGGGACACCTGCCGTCTGAGAGCGAATGAGCTCTTCTACGGAAGCTTCACTTAAGACCTGCTTTCCGTTGAATACACCTTTGTTTAAGATCATCGTGAGGAAGTTGGTATAATCCAAAGAAGAAGAAACTGCGCCACCTGAAGGATTGGGTGCATTGCCGTTTTCATCACTGAAATTGGTAGAGCGCATCGCAAGTGGTCGTAAAATTTTTTCCCCTATGATTTGCTCAAAGCCTCTTTTCATGACAACTTCACAAACACGTGCAGCAATATTGATGCCTACATTGCCATAGAAAAAGGCTTCACCCGGGTTGTAATCAATCTCTCTTTTGGATACAAAATCATTGACCTCCTGCTCAAGGGTTTCATATTTTTTCCTTAGCAAGAATGCAGCTAGCTTAATGGGTTCCTGCTTAATACCTGTTTGGTGGCTCAGACAATGCCTAATGGTGATATAGCTTTTGTTATACTTCGTAAAATCAGGCAAATACTTGGATACTTTATCATCCAGCGAAAGCTTGCCTGCGTCGACCAATGCCATTACCATAGCAGCTGTTAACCATTTACTGCTACTGGCAATAGGTACTTGTGTACGCTCATTGAAATCTTCACCAAGATTCTTTTTGTAAATCACTTTGCCATCTTTTGCAACTACAACGGAAGCAAATCCACCCAGTTCTTTTTTCATTGCTTCAATACGAGCGTCTAATGCACTGAAATTGTATTGTGCCAATAAGTGTATTGGTAAAGCCAGTACTGCAGCAAGAATCCATTTTTTCATAGCTATTATTTTGAAGAAGCTTCTAATGCTTGTTGAATGTCTTTTAAAATATCATCAGGATGTTCCAATCCAACAGAGATACGAATCAGTCCCGATGTAATGCCTACTGAAAGTCTTTCCGCTTCCGTTAATTTGGAATGTGTAGTGGAAGAAGGATGCGATGCAATACTCCTGCTATCACCCAGATTGGCTGTTCTGCTCAGCATTTGCAAAGCATCTAAGAATTTTTGGCCGCGGGCTAAACCACCCTTCAATTCAAAGCATACAATACCACCACCAGCTTTCATTTGCTTCCAGGCGATTTTGTGTTGCGGATGCGATTCAAGGAAAGGATATTTTACCCACTCCAAATGAGGATTGCTTTCCAGCGTTCTTGCAATCTGCAAAGCACTGTTGCAATGTCTTTCCATTCGGATAGAAAGTGTTTCCAAACTCTTACTTAACACCCAGGCGTTAAACGGACTCATGCTTGGTCCAGTATTCCGCAGAAACAAATAGATTTCCCTGATCAGTGCTTTTTTACCAACGATAACACCACCAACCACACGGCCTTGTCCATCTATCCATTTTGTAGCGGAGTGAATCACAATATCTGCACCATGCAACATGGGCTTTTGCAATGCAGGTGTTGCGAAGCAATTATCCACTACAAAAATGAGGTGATGCTTTTTGGCCAATGCACTCAACATATCCATATCTACTATATCCAAACCCGGGTTAGATGGTGTTTCGATATAGAGCATTTTGGTATTTGGACGGATGAGGCTTTCGATTAGCTCAGGCTTGT is drawn from Chitinophagales bacterium and contains these coding sequences:
- a CDS encoding DUF1905 domain-containing protein, which produces MIRFNAIIEKFSKQGEKTGWTYVLIPAALAAKLNPGKKTSFRVKGKLDQHSIQGIALMPMGEGDYILPLKADIRKAIHKKQGDILSLQLELDSAKIAVPEDLVVCLEDEPKAKTFFYDKLPGSHRNYFIKWIDSAKTEATRSKRIAMTIDALCKGWHYGQMIRASQGKPLE
- the queG gene encoding tRNA epoxyqueuosine(34) reductase QueG, whose product is MTADSASKLIKQAAHQFGFDYCGISKAVALDEDARRLESWLGKQFHGTMQYMENHFDLRIDPRKLFPGAKSVITFLKNYYPEQIQSTDGPKVSKYAYGQDYHDIIRQQLRELLQELHTSIGQFNGRGFVDSAPVLERAWAQRSGLGWIGKNGNLITKQSGSFFFIATLIADLELVYDHPYVKDFCGSCTRCIDACPTEAILPNKVVDGSKCISYFTIELKDLLIPDNMNGQFDNWLFGCDTCQDVCPWNRFSKPHQEIGFTPIPEILNLSTADWEAMTETQFKEIFRKSPLKRSKYAGIKRNLKFIQST
- a CDS encoding beta-lactamase family protein, with translation MKKWILAAVLALPIHLLAQYNFSALDARIEAMKKELGGFASVVVAKDGKVIYKKNLGEDFNERTQVPIASSSKWLTAAMVMALVDAGKLSLDDKVSKYLPDFTKYNKSYITIRHCLSHQTGIKQEPIKLAAFLLRKKYETLEQEVNDFVSKREIDYNPGEAFFYGNVGINIAARVCEVVMKRGFEQIIGEKILRPLAMRSTNFSDENGNAPNPSGGAVSSSLDYTNFLTMILNKGVFNGKQVLSEASVEELIRSQTAGVPVKYAPKVAEGFTYSLGAWVQEKDAANKTFIISAPGLLGTWPMIDFCRKYSFVIVTKSLLTDQKREAYQQLIQLINDQISVQSCN
- a CDS encoding aminotransferase class I/II-fold pyridoxal phosphate-dependent enzyme translates to MNQSQHFDTQAIRTQTQRTWENEHSTPLFMTSSFVFDNAEDMRAAFAEENDHNIYSRFSNPTVDEFVQKMVLLEEAESGYATASGMSAVFGTFMSFLQSGDHILSSGSVFGSTHTILTKYMGRWKIEYDYFDVNKPELIESLIRPNTKMLYIETPSNPGLDIVDMDMLSALAKKHHLIFVVDNCFATPALQKPMLHGADIVIHSATKWIDGQGRVVGGVIVGKKALIREIYLFLRNTGPSMSPFNAWVLSKSLETLSIRMERHCNSALQIARTLESNPHLEWVKYPFLESHPQHKIAWKQMKAGGGIVCFELKGGLARGQKFLDALQMLSRTANLGDSRSIASHPSSTTHSKLTEAERLSVGITSGLIRISVGLEHPDDILKDIQQALEASSK